In Pseudomonadota bacterium, one genomic interval encodes:
- a CDS encoding IS110 family transposase, producing MDTIVERCCGLDVHQAVIVASVLIGEPGKRVQKQTRSFRALTAGLSELQQWLREQGVTHVAMEATGIYWVPVYAHLEGQFELIVGNATHIKSVPGRKTDVKDSEWIADLARHGLIRKSFVPPKDLRELRDLVRYRMKLVQSRTAERNRLLRMLETANVKLSSVMTDVFGASGRAMLAAIVSDSYVPADVAQLARGLLRKKTDDLALALHGRVEKHQRFILRMQLTRLDQVEADLKEIDAEIDARLVPYRAQFDRLIEIPGVDRVTAATIIAELGIDMHVFPSHRHAAAWAGVCPGNHESAGRKKRAPARKGNVHLVTALVQAALCASRAKGTYLRSKYWKLVPRLGKKRAAMAVAHKILVAVYHMLAADVAYADLGEAYLDKRNAAASSKGLVKRLEGMGYKVTLEKAA from the coding sequence ATGGACACGATCGTCGAACGCTGCTGTGGCCTGGACGTTCACCAAGCGGTGATCGTAGCTTCCGTGCTGATCGGCGAGCCGGGCAAACGCGTGCAGAAGCAGACCAGGAGCTTCCGCGCGCTGACCGCCGGCCTCTCGGAGCTGCAGCAGTGGCTGCGCGAGCAGGGCGTCACACACGTCGCGATGGAGGCGACGGGGATCTACTGGGTCCCCGTGTACGCGCACCTCGAGGGGCAGTTCGAGTTGATCGTCGGAAACGCGACCCACATCAAGAGCGTGCCCGGTCGCAAGACCGACGTGAAGGACAGCGAGTGGATCGCCGACCTCGCGCGTCACGGGCTCATCCGCAAGAGCTTCGTGCCGCCCAAGGACCTGCGAGAGCTCCGCGATCTCGTGCGCTATCGCATGAAGCTCGTGCAGAGCCGCACGGCTGAGCGCAACCGGCTGTTGCGCATGCTGGAGACTGCCAATGTGAAGTTGTCGTCGGTCATGACCGATGTGTTCGGTGCCTCGGGCCGGGCGATGCTCGCTGCGATCGTGAGCGACAGCTACGTGCCTGCCGATGTCGCACAGCTCGCGCGCGGCTTGCTTCGCAAGAAGACGGACGACCTCGCGCTCGCGCTCCACGGCCGCGTCGAGAAGCACCAGCGCTTCATTCTCAGGATGCAGTTGACGCGCCTCGACCAGGTCGAGGCCGACCTCAAGGAGATCGACGCGGAGATCGACGCCCGCCTCGTCCCCTACCGAGCGCAGTTCGATCGCCTGATCGAGATCCCTGGAGTCGATCGGGTCACCGCGGCGACGATCATCGCCGAACTCGGCATCGACATGCACGTCTTCCCTTCGCATCGCCACGCCGCCGCTTGGGCGGGGGTCTGTCCAGGCAATCACGAGAGCGCAGGCCGCAAGAAGCGCGCGCCTGCGCGGAAGGGGAACGTCCATCTCGTGACCGCGCTCGTGCAGGCTGCCCTCTGCGCGTCACGCGCGAAGGGAACCTACCTCCGCTCGAAGTACTGGAAGCTCGTACCGCGCCTCGGCAAGAAGCGCGCGGCGATGGCCGTCGCGCACAAGATCCTCGTCGCCGTCTACCACATGCTCGCCGCGGACGTCGCCTACGCAGACCTCGGCGAGGCCTACCTCGACAAGCGCA